In Blautia sp. SC05B48, a single genomic region encodes these proteins:
- the hisB gene encoding imidazoleglycerol-phosphate dehydratase HisB, translating into MAREALIERNTKETQIRLQLNIDGTGSSDVDTGIGFFDHMLDGFTRHGLYDLTLRVHGDLNVDDHHTIEDTGIVLGNAIREAVGDKKGIKRYGSCILPMDEVLVLCAVDLSGRPYLGWDAEFPTEKIGDMATEMVKEFFYAVSYSAAMNLHIKVLSGGNSHHVAEAMFKSFAKALDAATQYDSRITDVLSTKGSL; encoded by the coding sequence ATGGCAAGAGAAGCACTGATTGAAAGAAACACAAAAGAAACGCAGATACGTCTGCAGCTGAATATTGATGGAACAGGAAGTTCCGATGTTGATACAGGCATTGGCTTTTTTGACCATATGCTGGACGGTTTTACGCGCCATGGACTGTATGATCTTACGCTGAGAGTCCACGGTGATCTGAATGTAGATGATCATCACACCATTGAAGATACAGGGATCGTCCTTGGAAACGCTATCCGTGAGGCAGTTGGCGACAAAAAAGGGATCAAACGTTACGGCAGCTGTATCCTTCCTATGGATGAAGTGCTTGTGCTCTGCGCAGTAGATCTTTCCGGAAGACCTTATCTTGGATGGGATGCAGAGTTTCCTACAGAAAAAATAGGAGATATGGCCACAGAGATGGTAAAGGAATTCTTTTATGCAGTATCCTATTCTGCGGCAATGAATCTTCACATCAAAGTTCTTTCCGGAGGAAACAGCCATCATGTGGCAGAGGCCATGTTTAAAAGCTTTGCGAAAGCCCTTGATGCAGCAACACAATACGATTCCCGGATCACAGACGTGCTTTCTACCAAGGGAAGCCTCTGA